In Streptomyces sp. NBC_00878, a single window of DNA contains:
- a CDS encoding DUF2156 domain-containing protein: protein MSPVRALADTEAYEMLRRHGSHSSAFLAMNRGNQRFHADGVDGFVPYREGGRRHLFQLGGPVCAAPDQERLLGALLARADDEGRRVTAVQLSRADAELHARHGFVVNRFGASFSIALDGYSLGGQRMVKVRNMVNRARREGVTVTEVPGGERDGEEVGAALDAVDAAWLRAKGRHVKELDFLIGERGGPGAPHRRLFTALHEGRTVGYVSYSPVFGERAGRLYDLTRRLPDAPPGTVELMFATALRQFQDEGCGWLHLGFTPFVHLRPDAAEPGPASRVLRRCVELLAAKGQAVYPAAAQESFKLKWRPQLIEPEYLAFQGGVSPAAVWRLMRLTKSV from the coding sequence GTGAGCCCCGTACGGGCACTCGCGGACACGGAGGCCTACGAGATGCTGCGTCGGCACGGCAGCCACAGCAGCGCGTTCCTCGCGATGAACCGCGGCAATCAGCGCTTCCACGCGGACGGCGTCGACGGGTTCGTTCCCTACCGGGAGGGCGGGCGGCGGCATCTGTTCCAGCTGGGCGGTCCCGTCTGCGCGGCCCCGGACCAGGAGCGGCTGCTGGGCGCGCTGCTGGCGCGGGCCGACGACGAGGGCCGCCGGGTCACCGCCGTCCAACTCTCCCGCGCCGATGCCGAGTTGCACGCCCGGCACGGCTTCGTCGTCAACCGGTTCGGCGCCTCCTTCAGTATCGCGCTGGACGGCTACAGTCTCGGCGGCCAGCGCATGGTGAAGGTCCGCAACATGGTCAACCGGGCCCGCAGAGAAGGCGTGACCGTCACCGAGGTGCCCGGGGGCGAGCGGGACGGCGAGGAGGTCGGCGCCGCCCTCGACGCGGTGGACGCCGCATGGTTGCGAGCCAAGGGCCGCCACGTCAAGGAGCTCGACTTCCTCATCGGCGAACGCGGCGGCCCGGGCGCACCGCACCGGCGCCTGTTCACCGCCCTCCACGAGGGACGGACCGTCGGGTACGTGTCGTACTCGCCGGTGTTCGGTGAGCGGGCGGGCCGGCTCTACGACCTGACCCGGCGCTTGCCGGACGCCCCGCCCGGCACGGTGGAGCTGATGTTCGCCACCGCCCTGCGGCAGTTCCAGGACGAGGGCTGCGGCTGGCTCCACCTCGGGTTCACCCCGTTCGTCCACCTCCGCCCCGACGCGGCCGAGCCCGGTCCGGCCAGCCGCGTACTGCGCCGCTGCGTGGAACTGCTGGCGGCCAAGGGACAGGCGGTCTATCCGGCCGCCGCCCAGGAGTCCTTCAAGCTCAAATGGCGGCCGCAGCTCATCGAACCGGAGTACCTGGCGTTCCAGGGCGGCGTGAGCCCCGCCGCCGTCTGGCGGCTGATGCGCCTCACCAAGTCGGTCTGA
- a CDS encoding VlmB-like protein: MTTFASKIPAEADRHRAPNLLEGALHTELTPEYCDLGYWFRAVPEGTLGGDPMGRSPDVPVPDHMLAEGPLRQAVMAELAFRSMAEEKATRAISFLVAYAPDLAGMDFYTTQLADEARHAYAFRGHLLELGVPYDQLEATMESLAGADRDAVLVPLEEFGLSVLENDRDYIGGVITLTVLVEGVLAPTAELSERKWRPFDPPAAEIERAAGIDEIRHLSVGSTIVRRHLRRHPEEADRIRELIARGMELWSRLPVQQLTFRRELLYQQGLEQHRDLAGDYELWPGRRLVDTTPEERMLTAAEWARTTQQARLADMGLTP, encoded by the coding sequence ATGACCACGTTCGCTTCGAAGATCCCGGCGGAAGCCGACCGCCATCGCGCCCCCAACCTCCTGGAAGGCGCGCTGCACACCGAGCTCACTCCCGAGTACTGCGACCTCGGCTACTGGTTCCGGGCCGTGCCCGAAGGCACCCTCGGCGGTGATCCGATGGGTCGCTCGCCGGACGTACCCGTGCCGGACCACATGCTGGCGGAGGGCCCGCTGCGGCAGGCCGTCATGGCGGAACTCGCCTTCCGCTCGATGGCCGAGGAGAAGGCGACCCGGGCCATCTCCTTCCTCGTCGCGTACGCCCCCGACCTCGCCGGGATGGACTTCTACACCACCCAGCTGGCGGACGAGGCCCGGCACGCCTACGCCTTCCGCGGGCACCTGCTCGAACTGGGCGTACCGTACGACCAGTTGGAAGCCACGATGGAGTCGCTCGCCGGCGCCGACCGGGACGCGGTCCTGGTCCCGCTGGAGGAGTTCGGGCTGTCCGTCCTGGAGAACGACCGGGACTACATCGGCGGCGTGATCACCCTGACCGTCCTCGTCGAAGGCGTCCTCGCGCCCACCGCCGAGCTGAGCGAGCGCAAATGGCGGCCCTTCGACCCCCCGGCCGCCGAGATCGAGCGCGCGGCCGGCATCGACGAGATCCGGCATCTGTCGGTGGGCAGCACCATCGTCCGGCGCCATCTGCGGCGCCACCCCGAGGAAGCGGACCGCATCCGCGAACTGATCGCGCGCGGCATGGAGTTGTGGTCCCGGCTGCCCGTGCAGCAGTTGACCTTCCGCCGGGAGCTGCTCTACCAGCAGGGCCTGGAACAGCACCGCGACCTCGCCGGCGACTACGAACTGTGGCCGGGCCGCCGCCTCGTCGACACCACCCCCGAGGAGCGGATGCTGACCGCCGCCGAATGGGCGCGCACCACCCAGCAGGCCCGGCTCGCCGACATGGGCCTGACCCCGTGA
- a CDS encoding acyl-CoA desaturase: MSDSPAVNSSPYEPGSMEEDFRELTRRVTDAGLMRARKGQYVTGIAVVWLMNAVGWAALALGDGSWWQMVLAAVWLAVWHEQLAFLLHDAGHRQITRSRRYIRALGLIHGNLMLGVCFGWWEQHHNRHHNHPNHLELDPDILRRQAIFAPEQAQDRTGFARFLATNQRYLFFPLLGLEAVVLRVAGVIALRRRAVRRPLLEGGLLALHLVLFLGALFLLLPWPSALLFLAVHQILLGYLLGLGFAVNHKGLPTRAGKEWSWLERQVLTARTLPTSLVGDFFFGGLNYQIEHHLFPGMPRSALRHAYPLVKAFCAERDIPYVETGVLESYRDLARHLGSASEVLRGSTATA; encoded by the coding sequence ATGTCCGACAGCCCGGCGGTCAACTCCTCACCGTACGAACCCGGTTCGATGGAGGAGGACTTCCGTGAACTGACCCGGCGCGTCACGGACGCCGGGCTGATGCGGGCCCGCAAGGGCCAGTACGTGACCGGGATCGCGGTGGTCTGGCTGATGAACGCCGTCGGCTGGGCGGCTCTCGCGCTCGGCGACGGCTCCTGGTGGCAGATGGTCCTGGCCGCGGTCTGGCTCGCGGTCTGGCACGAACAGCTCGCCTTCCTCCTGCACGACGCCGGACACCGGCAGATCACCCGCTCCCGACGGTACATCCGGGCCCTCGGCCTGATCCACGGCAACCTCATGCTCGGAGTGTGCTTCGGCTGGTGGGAGCAGCACCACAACCGGCACCACAACCACCCCAACCACCTGGAACTCGACCCGGACATCCTGCGCCGCCAGGCCATCTTCGCGCCCGAACAGGCGCAGGACCGTACGGGATTCGCCCGCTTCCTCGCCACCAACCAGCGCTATCTGTTCTTCCCGCTGCTGGGCCTTGAGGCCGTGGTCCTGCGCGTCGCCGGGGTCATCGCGCTGCGCAGGCGGGCCGTGCGCCGGCCCCTCCTGGAGGGCGGACTGCTGGCCCTGCACCTGGTGCTCTTCCTCGGCGCCCTCTTCCTGCTCCTGCCCTGGCCGAGCGCGCTGCTGTTCCTGGCGGTCCACCAGATCCTCCTCGGCTATCTGCTCGGGCTGGGCTTCGCCGTCAACCACAAGGGGCTGCCCACCCGGGCCGGCAAGGAGTGGAGCTGGCTGGAGAGGCAGGTCCTCACCGCCCGCACCCTGCCCACCTCCCTGGTCGGCGACTTCTTCTTCGGCGGCCTCAACTACCAGATCGAGCACCACCTGTTCCCCGGCATGCCGCGCTCGGCCCTGCGGCACGCGTACCCCCTCGTCAAGGCGTTCTGCGCCGAGCGGGACATCCCGTACGTCGAGACCGGGGTCCTGGAGTCGTACCGCGACCTCGCACGCCATCTCGGTTCCGCGAGCGAGGTCCTCCGCGGGAGCACCGCCACGGCGTGA